TGCTGCCGGAGGGGAAGGTGGGGCAGCAGTGACTGCAAACCCCATAAGCAGATGAAGTACTGGTGGATTATGCAAGAGAAACCAGGGGGAAAGAGCCTGTTCCGGGTCAGGATTTGTGCCACTGGCAGAGTTTTATCCAGAAATGTGGACCTCGAGCCTCAGGGCCAAATTCCTCTTCATGGAAGAGCTTCAGGTGGGGGGTTCCTCTGTCACTGCCTCGGACAGTGCCCTCAAAGGAACGAGGAGCTCCCCAAAATTCAGCTTAGAAATACCAGCTGCAAGTGGCTGCCCCGGCTCCCTGGCTGTGGGGTctgtgctgcctcctgctctcctgctcttccctccctccctgggcagGTGTCCCCTTGTTTGGTCTCTCCTGCCATCCCCAAGCTCCAGCGTGGCTGACAGATGAGGGGGAGCAGTGGGGAGATGGGTcaagctgtgtcccctctgttCCAATGCCCACCTGCCCCgaggccctgccctgcagtcCTGGGGTCACTCAGTGTCCCTCTTCAGTGCTGGGGTCACTCAGTCCCCCTCTCCAATCCCAGGAGCCGCCGCTCTCTCCGATGCTGCTCAGCCTTGATCAGCCTCCCTGGAGTTTTCCAATAAAGCAGCTTCAATTTTCCAATTACCCTCTGCTGACCACTGCTGGGATCTGCCACGGAGCTTTGTGCCACATCCCAGGGCTCGGCATCTTGGCCCCACAGCAGAACCATTATCCTTTATGGAACACTTTGCAGGattttgctgcagcagaagTGTCGCCCTTGCCAGGTTTCCCGGGGCTCTGCCAGATTTTCCTGTGATTTCCAGGATTATTCTCCTTCTCTCGCTGGGCTTTGCTGTGTGCAACATCAACACCGTGTTGGTGCCTGCCGTGGGAGTGATGCTCCTggccagccctggggctcctTTGCTGGGCTGAGGATCAGCCTTaacttccctctccctcctgctctcccctcatcccATTTCCCGCAGAGAATTCCCAACACAAGCAAAGAGAGAACGCCGCAGCCAGTTTGTGTTGGGCCcttcctctgcttcccaaaCTCCCACACTTTCCTTGCCACTTAACAGAATATCCAGGGAGCAGCTAATTAGCTCAAGGGATAATAATTATCCTCTCATCCATCCCCTTCActcctcctgccctctccttccctgcactgCAGGGCACACCCAGCCCTTGCTGGTGTGGATCCTCTTGGATGATTCCTCCAAGGAAATTGGGGTGTGGAGGGGGAGTGGGACCCTGATCTTGTGGCAACCCTTGCAGCCCCAGCTGCGAGATCTAGGGCCAGAAAAGGACCTTTCAGACACCCAGCGCTGTGACTGGGAGCACGGAGCTTGCAGCTGGATTAGGGAGTGGGATGGTCCCGCAGTGTCTGTGTGGAAATTTCagtgggaaaacagggaaaggagcCTGGGTCGGCTGCGGAAACCTGAGGATTTGGGGAGGAGCTGGATGTTGTGCCCTCGTGTGcatggggtggggagggagcacGGAGGGTCTGGCAcggagaagaggaggggcaggatgAGAGAttcaggagcaggaggaggaggaggttcCCCTGCCCGGGCGATGCCGATGTGGCGCCCGGGAGATGGGGATGCCCGAGGGTGCCCAGAGGAGCCcgaggagagcaggaggggatCCCAGAGCCCTGCAAACGCAGAGCGGGCCGTGGGGAGCACCAGGAGCCCTGCAGGGCCCGAACGGCTCCTCTGGGAGAGCCGGGAGCTCCATCCCCTCCCAATCCCCGGCTCTCCCACCCAGCCCGGCTCCAGCTCCCCTTGCCAGCACCTCAGCCCCTTAACCAACCCCAcaggcggcggcagcgccgtCCCACGGCTCTGTGGGACATTCCCAGCTCCGTCCCCTGCGGGTCCCTCCAGGCCGGGCTGCACTGCAGGGAAGCGCGGTCCTTGTCCCGCTGCCGCGGCTCCGGGAGCTGCTCCGCACcgagctccagcagctccgaACCGACACCGAGGGCTTCGGAGGGGACAGAGCCTGGGAGGGGAGCCCTCACTGCGCCCTCGGTGTGGGGGTGCCCGAGCAGAGACCCCCAATAAggtggaaaagagggaaaaagcgCTGTTGCCctgaggcagggatggagggaggggtgACAGCAGGGCCGGGTGGCCCCGCACCCATcgctgcctgcagcccctcccGCTGCCGGCTGCGCTGCGGGGCTGTTCCCACCGCGTGTTCGTGTCACCGGGGGAAGCTATTTTTtgataaaacaaataaatcttccctgcttttctaaaaatagCCATtgcccttttttctccccctccctccctccctccctccctccctccctccctccctccctccctccctccctccctccctccctccctccctccctccccagctcaggCTGCCTTAGAGACAGAAACCCGCCTGGAGCCATCCAGTTATTAATACCAGTAAACAACCCCTCGTCTCCGGTGCCTTGTTCTAGCGGGAACATGTGGGGGCAGGAGCCACCTGGTTGCCAGGAGCCCACGTCCCCGCGTCCCCGCgtccctgctgcctgctccgggctcctcctgcctggctctggccGGCAGGCACAGCCCGGGGTGCTGGTTTGGGATTAAACTGGGAATATTCCTTGTGTCGCTGCCATCACCTTCACTGTAGGATGCAGAGTGGGATGTGGTTGTCCTTTTAGGGGCTGAGCGTGCTGCcttcacctcctgcccctcagcatccccatccctgcctgtccccacgGCCTGGGATCGATCAGTCCAagctgggcagctccttccccagAGCAGCGTGTGGCAGAGGCTAAAAAATCCAGATTTGTGGGGAAACCAGGATTTGTGGAGGCTTTCTGCTCAGGGAAACACTCCACCAAGGAGTGATGGATGGACTGAGTATTTCTCAGCGAGGactaaaaagagaaatatcttTTATTACAGATAAAAGCCTCTGATGTTTCTAGAGAGCaaagggcagccccagcacaggcagagccatgcagctgggagccaggtgccaggacatggagctgctgctgggtccTCTTCCTcgtcctcatcctcatcctcctcctcctgccctcctcaGTAGCAGTGAGCGATGGTGTCCATGTTGAGGAAGCGCACGTGCATCTTGGTCTCTATGTCGATGCCCTGCCACATCTGCcaggggaaggggctgagcGGCGCCAGGGTCaaagcccagctccctgtgcccacccagctccctgtgcccaccccggtccctgtgcccacccagctccctgtgcccaccctgGTCTCTGTGCCCACCCCGGTCCCTGTGCccacccagctccctgtgcccaccccggtccctgtgcccacccagctccctgtgcccacccagctccctgtgcccaccccggtccctgtgcccacccagctccctgtgcccaccctgGTCTCTGTGCCCACCCCGGTCCCTGTGCccacccagctccctgtgcccaccccggtccctgtgcccaccccggtccctgtgcccaccccagTCCCTCCCCCCAGGGACATGAGTGGAGACATCACCAACCTTCAGGAAATCCTCGAAGGTGATGCCCTCGTACACCTGGTCCGGGCCCTGTCGTGGTGAGAGAGGAAACACTGAGGCTGCCCCAGGTGATGTGGGAAGGGGTggcccagggctgtcccctggGGCTGAGGGACAGGTCTCCCATGGGTTCCCAGTGCTGGCCCTGCCCTGTACCCCATGGCCAGCCCAGAATTggtccccaaacccccaagGCTGCAAGGAACAGCCTTTTCCATGAGCAGTAAGGATGGGGTTTATGGGATACTGTTTGCTGATCCCCCTTGGGCTCTTCTCATGAGAAAACACCActctggaagctgctgcctgAAAACCAATCCCTGGCCaaagcagctctgggacaggggAGGTGCCCTGGGAAGCAGGGACCTCTTCCAGCCCCATTCTTgatgcccccacagcccctcagtGGGGCCCCggcagagcagggaagcagctcccagcacaggctccCACCATTTGTCCCACACAGATGCTGGCTGCCTCCATCATGGCCCCGTCGGCGATGGACCGAGCTGACTCCTTCTCCAGGTGGGGGTTCCCCGACAGCAGCTCCTCCACCACCTGCAAGGCAGAGGGTCAACGCCAGGCCGGGGAATTGGGGGGGACGGGGCAGGAGGGGCCACACGTTACATTTCTGTACTCCTGCAGTGTGATCTTCCCGTCGTGGTCCGAGTCGTACATGTGGAACAGGACTGGGAGGGACGAGAGGAGCGTGGCAGGGTCAGGGCAGacccttcccaccccagccccaaaccccaggCCCTGGGAAAGCCTCACATTTGAGTTTCTCCTTCCGGAAGCGGTCGAGCTGCTCCTCATCCATGTTCATCTCGATGGGTCTGAAGTAGGACATGATAGTCAGGAAGTCCTCGAAGTTGATCTCATCCGCCAGCCCATCCGACTCCTGCCGCAGGTTCCTGGGGGTGCCGGAGCCCACGGTGATGGGAATCCCCCAGCCACCCACTCCCAAGCCCATCACATGCCCCCCCAAAGCTTTAGGACTGGTTTGTCACTAAGACTCAGCTTAAATGTCTGATTTTCCACCCGGTTCCACCCCAGCCTTTGGGGAGAagatccctgcccagccccatcctgctTCCAGAGGATAAATCATCCCTCCCCGGGTGCTGGGGGGTTCTCACCGCTTGTCAAAAAAGGCGTGGACGATTTTCCCTCTGATTGGGTTGAACTCCAGGTCGGGAATGCTGTCAAAGTTCTCTTTGCTGCGAAAGGGACAGAGACAGCCCGGAGCGTGAGGGACCCGCGGAGGAGGGAGGGGCTCCGACAGCCACCGGGAGACCCCACCCCTTCCTTCCAAAGCAATCGTGGAAAAACAAAGAGGTTTTGGATAAAAACCCCTTTTTGCTGCCATTCACACTGGGAGCAAGTCTGTGCTCAGGGATTTTGTCCCACTAAAACGGGTCTTTGGGAAGCCCTTAGGATGACGCCGGGGCCCTTTGCATGGCTCCCTCTGCCATGATTTTTAGGGTTTTCCCGGGCTAAAGGCCTCAAACAGGGCTCGGCAAGGCACAGGAAGGAGCTCCTGCTGTCCAGCCTCCCCTCGGCTTCGTGCTGAGCCCGTGCTGGTCATTGCTCTCCACGATTTATAAAGCAAATGAGGCAAGAAATCACCCCCGGCAGGGGGGGAGCAGCAGcgggggctcggagctctcccgaGGTGCCCAATTCCCCGCGCAGCCACCCCGGAGAGAACAAGAGCAATGGCAGGTCCCGCTTGCTCCCTCCCCAAAACTGGTTTTAAAGCTGGGGGGTGATGAGGTGTTTGCCAGAGCTCCGAGGCCGCTGCGTCCTTGTGGTTTTCCTGGGATTATTTGCAAGGCCAcgctgccagagctgcctcagcacGGCCGGGGAAGGACGCTCGGAATCACAGCCCTGGACTGGCACCCTTgggagcccagggaaggggggacatgctctgggcagccccggcagtggggctggagctgcagtggggctggagctgcagtggggctggagtTGCCATGGGGCGGGAATtgcagtggggctggagctgcagtggggctggagtTGCCGTGGGGCTGGAGTTGCCGTGGGGCTGGAGttgctgtggggctggagctgccgtGGGGCTGGGGTTGCCGTGGGGCTGGAGTTGCCGTGGGGCTGGAGttgctgtggggctggagttgctgtggggctggagctgccgtGGGGCTGGAGTTGCCATGGGGCGGGAATtgcagtggggctggagctgcagtggggctggagctgccgtGGGGCTGGAGTTGCCGTGGGGCTGGAGTtgcagtggggctggagctgccgtGGGGCTGGAGTTGCAGTGGGGCTGGAGTTGCTGTGGGGCGGGAATTGCCGTGGGGCTGGAGTTGCCGTGGGGCTGGAGTTGCCATGGGGCGGGAATTGCCGTGGGGCTGGAGTTGCCGTGGGGCTGGAGTTGCCGTACCGGATCGTCAGCTGGTCCTGGCTCAGCTGCTTGAAGCGCCGGTGCAGGTGCTCAATCTGTTCAGAGGTGACTGCCAGGCAAAGGAGAGAGGTGACAGGGGCTGAGCCCCAGGGGACCCTCGGGACACCCCTCTGTGCCTGTCCCCACACCcccagcagcggggcagggtcctgggcacagctgtgccACCCCATTCCCCTCTGGTGGCCCCATGCAGCCCCACGAGGCCCGGCTGTGTCCCTGCGTGCCCCGTGCTGGCTGCAGGGTGGTGCCAAGGGCTGCTTTATCCCCTGTCCTGGTCTGCAGGAAATTCCCTGGCCCAGCATGGCACGGAATGGCACAGAGGGATCCCAGTCCCCAGGTCAGGATCCTTGGGGTCAGTCCTTGGAACTGGCTTGGCCATTTTGTTTGGGGTTGTCGGCACCATCCTGACCTGCCCCGGGACATCCACTGccatggctgctgcagggaataGCTCTGGGATCAGCAATCCTGGCAGCAGGGACCTGCCCCTGGccagagaagagggaaggacatggagggggcacagcagcaccccagAATCAACGCCTGGCTTTGAAATTGCTGCCACTGCTTGGGGTGAGCCACAAAGCCTCGCGGTGGGCACTGCCCCAGGGATGCACTAACCCCATcccggggcaggggctggaaggggGGACCAGCAGCTCCCTTTGAGCCCCACGAGCACTGGGGTTCCAGCCTGAGGCTCAGCAGCACCTCCTCGCTGCCCTAAGCCCCAGCACATGTGAGTTTATCTTCCCCAGCTGTTCCCCAGGGGCTGTAACCGAGCTCTAACCCCCCCAGGGCCTGACTCTTGTGCAAATATTGacaggggccattcccaggagccagggaagtgctttggagctgggggagaatcTGTCTGGGCACCAGCTGGACCCAcaggctcctgcagccctggctggggccgggcacggggcagggctgccctggctgctggaaaT
The DNA window shown above is from Corvus hawaiiensis isolate bCorHaw1 chromosome 18, bCorHaw1.pri.cur, whole genome shotgun sequence and carries:
- the TESC gene encoding calcineurin B homologous protein 3 isoform X4, with protein sequence MGSAHSVPAEMRELADRTGFTSEQIEHLHRRFKQLSQDQLTIRKENFDSIPDLEFNPIRGKIVHAFFDKRPIEMNMDEEQLDRFRKEKLKCGGGAAVGEPPPGEGVSSVHRRRGHDGGSQHLCGTNGPGPGVRGHHLRGFPEDVAGHRHRDQDARALPQHGHHRSLLLRRAGGGG
- the TESC gene encoding calcineurin B homologous protein 3 isoform X1, encoding MGSAHSVPAEMRELADRTGFTSEQIEHLHRRFKQLSQDQLTIRKENFDSIPDLEFNPIRGKIVHAFFDKRNLRQESDGLADEINFEDFLTIMSYFRPIEMNMDEEQLDRFRKEKLKFLFHMYDSDHDGKITLQEYRNVVEELLSGNPHLEKESARSIADGAMMEAASICVGQMGPDQVYEGITFEDFLKMWQGIDIETKMHVRFLNMDTIAHCY
- the TESC gene encoding calcineurin B homologous protein 3 isoform X2, whose amino-acid sequence is MGSAHSVPAEMRELADRTGFTSEQIEHLHRRFKQLSQDQLTIRKENFDSIPDLEFNPIRGKIVHAFFDKRNLRQESDGLADEINFEDFLTIMSYFRPIEMNMDEEQLDRFRKEKLKCGGGAAVGEPPPGEGVSSVHRRRGHDGGSQHLCGTNGPGPGVRGHHLRGFPEDVAGHRHRDQDARALPQHGHHRSLLLRRAGGGG
- the TESC gene encoding calcineurin B homologous protein 3 isoform X3 — protein: MGSAHSVPAEMRELADRTGFTSEQIEHLHRRFKQLSQDQLTIRKENFDSIPDLEFNPIRGKIVHAFFDKRPIEMNMDEEQLDRFRKEKLKFLFHMYDSDHDGKITLQEYRNVVEELLSGNPHLEKESARSIADGAMMEAASICVGQMGPDQVYEGITFEDFLKMWQGIDIETKMHVRFLNMDTIAHCY